In a single window of the Pseudodesulfovibrio profundus genome:
- a CDS encoding Hsp20/alpha crystallin family protein: MVIDFNTLYNFPSRFDRMFEEFFKSPSGDYRRLAYPPLNLSNDEEAIYVRAEVPGVELEDMELTLTDKTLVLKGERAAPQGKYYRQERGSGVFHRVVNIGVPVDRDKVTAVMTDGVLTVTLPKAEEVKPRSISINVA, encoded by the coding sequence ATGGTTATCGATTTCAATACGCTGTATAATTTCCCATCCCGGTTTGACCGGATGTTTGAGGAGTTTTTCAAATCGCCATCTGGAGATTATCGACGGCTGGCATACCCTCCGCTCAATTTGAGCAATGACGAGGAAGCCATTTATGTTCGCGCCGAAGTGCCCGGAGTCGAGCTTGAAGACATGGAACTCACCCTCACGGACAAGACACTGGTTCTCAAGGGAGAGCGTGCCGCGCCCCAGGGAAAATACTACCGACAGGAACGCGGAAGCGGAGTTTTCCACAGGGTTGTCAACATAGGCGTCCCAGTGGACCGTGACAAGGTAACTGCTGTCATGACCGATGGTGTGCTGACCGTTACTCTGCCCAAGGCAGAAGAAGTCAAGCCCCGCTCCATCAGCATCAACGTCGCTTAG
- a CDS encoding Hsp20/alpha crystallin family protein: protein MSEIVKKENAVAKEKANLPRYRPATDILEREDGFYIYIDLPGVKRENMVIDLQDDELTISGKTSLSLGEGEHFVEMQFGDCEYVRSISITDIINREGIKANLDNGVLELHLPKVEKTQPKRISITQN, encoded by the coding sequence ATGAGTGAGATCGTCAAGAAAGAGAATGCGGTCGCCAAGGAAAAAGCGAACCTTCCCCGCTACCGTCCGGCAACGGATATCCTGGAACGGGAAGACGGATTCTACATTTATATAGACCTGCCCGGCGTGAAGCGCGAGAATATGGTCATTGATCTGCAGGATGATGAACTGACCATCTCCGGCAAGACCAGCCTGTCACTGGGCGAAGGTGAACACTTTGTCGAAATGCAGTTTGGCGATTGCGAATATGTCCGTTCCATTTCCATAACGGACATCATCAACCGCGAAGGGATCAAGGCCAACCTCGACAACGGTGTACTTGAACTGCACCTGCCCAAGGTTGAAAAGACACAACCCAAGCGCATCTCGATCACGCAGAACTAG
- a CDS encoding epoxyqueuosine reductase QueH produces the protein MNKRLLLHICCGPCSITTLKTLLDDGYEVTGLFYNPNIHPLTEYVKRRDGCLAVAEKLGIKIILKDDEYKPQEWFRAVAHRETNRCFHCYASRLERTAQIARKGNFDFFTTTLLYSKYQKHEDIASLGRDLESAKTKFLYHDFREGWQEGIETSKEWDIYRQQYCGCLYSENERYQRELRK, from the coding sequence ATGAACAAACGATTGTTATTACATATATGTTGCGGTCCATGCTCCATCACCACACTCAAGACGCTGCTTGATGATGGTTATGAAGTGACCGGATTGTTTTATAATCCGAATATCCATCCCCTGACCGAGTACGTCAAACGGCGGGACGGCTGTCTGGCCGTGGCGGAAAAGCTCGGCATCAAGATTATCCTCAAGGATGACGAGTACAAGCCACAGGAGTGGTTCCGTGCAGTGGCTCATCGGGAAACCAATCGGTGTTTTCACTGTTATGCCAGTCGGCTGGAGCGTACGGCACAGATAGCCAGGAAAGGGAATTTTGATTTCTTTACCACCACGTTGTTGTATTCAAAATATCAAAAGCACGAGGACATCGCTTCGTTGGGGCGCGACCTGGAATCGGCCAAAACGAAGTTTCTGTACCACGACTTCAGGGAAGGGTGGCAGGAAGGGATCGAAACATCCAAAGAGTGGGATATATATCGGCAGCAGTACTGCGGCTGTCTGTATAGCGAAAACGAGCGGTATCAACGCGAGTTGAGGAAGTAA
- the fdnG gene encoding formate dehydrogenase-N subunit alpha — MHTNRRNFLKLSATAAVATAFGGLGLGCTAASQGQMQDRIAALSPKWSKQTTTVCCYCAVGCGLVVNTSLKTMKAINVEGDPDHPVNEGALCAKGSSIWQLNDNDRRPDSVLYRAPYSKEFKKVSLAWALEKIAHNVKKTRDEGFTYKNAKGQVVNRVDNIASLGSAALDNEECWAYQTMLRSLGLVYIEHQARIUHSATVAALAESFGRGAMTNHWIDLQNSDCILIMGSNAAENHPISFKWVTRAQEKGATLIHVDPRYTRTSAKADVWAGIRSGADIAVLGGMIKYILDNDLAFKEYVVHYTNASFIVGDDYKFDDGIFVGYDPKTKTYDKSKWAFAMDADGNPKKDPTLQDPQCVYQLLKKHYERYNLDDVSSMSGMSKDELVHLYETFTATGRPDKAGTIMYAMGWTQHTVGVQNIRSMAMIQLLLGNIGIAGGGVNALRGESNVQGSTDHCLLYHIIPGYLQTPKAAQPTLDDYNKAYTPVSNDPKSANWWQNYPKYSASLLKAMWMDDDPADAYQYLPRLDSGAASEYSWLTLFDKMAKGQFKGLFSWGMNPACSGANSNKTRKALTKLDWLVNVNIFPNETGWFWEGPDMNPEDIKTEVFFLPCAVSIEKEGSVTNSGRWMQWRYKGPDSPNGQKPDGDLMYELMHEIQALYKKEGGAYPEPITRLSWDSIATNGVFDPHKVAKLINGHFTRDVEIKGKKFKKGQQVPSFAFLQDDGSTCSGNWLYCHSYTDKGNMAARRDLSQTVEQAKIGLYPNFSWCWPVNRRILYNRASVDLQGNPWNPEKPVIQWTGPETKWVGDVPDGGWAPGTKYAFIMRKHGHGQLYGPGRADGPLPEYYEPLECPVKSHPFSSTLHNPTAISYDAEEKAVCDPKYPLVGTTYRVTEHWQTGVMTRNQSWLLETEPQVFVEMSPQLAELRGIENGEKVMVDSIRGSIWAVAIVTKRLKPFQIQGTEVHQVGLPWHFGWTWPKDGGDSANILTPSVGDPNTGIPETKAFMVNVRKA; from the coding sequence ATGCATACCAATCGAAGAAACTTCCTCAAGCTCTCCGCCACCGCCGCAGTTGCTACGGCATTTGGCGGGCTCGGGCTGGGGTGCACCGCTGCATCGCAAGGCCAAATGCAGGATCGCATTGCCGCCCTGTCGCCGAAATGGAGCAAACAGACCACGACTGTCTGTTGTTACTGTGCAGTGGGTTGCGGGCTCGTAGTCAACACTTCCCTGAAAACCATGAAGGCCATCAACGTTGAAGGTGACCCTGATCACCCCGTCAACGAAGGCGCTCTCTGCGCCAAGGGTTCTTCCATCTGGCAACTCAACGACAATGATCGTCGGCCGGATTCCGTCCTTTACCGTGCTCCCTACTCAAAAGAATTCAAGAAAGTCTCCCTGGCATGGGCCCTCGAAAAGATCGCCCACAATGTCAAGAAGACCCGCGATGAAGGTTTTACCTACAAGAATGCGAAGGGTCAGGTCGTCAACCGTGTCGACAACATCGCATCATTAGGTTCTGCCGCTCTCGACAACGAGGAGTGCTGGGCTTACCAGACAATGCTCCGCAGCCTCGGCCTGGTGTATATTGAGCATCAGGCGCGTATTTGACACAGCGCAACTGTTGCGGCTCTGGCAGAGTCGTTCGGACGCGGCGCGATGACCAATCACTGGATCGATCTCCAGAACTCTGATTGCATTCTTATAATGGGCAGTAACGCTGCCGAAAACCATCCCATCTCCTTCAAATGGGTGACCCGGGCGCAGGAAAAGGGCGCAACCCTGATCCACGTCGATCCTCGTTACACCAGGACCTCGGCCAAAGCCGACGTTTGGGCAGGCATCCGTTCCGGTGCCGATATCGCCGTCCTCGGTGGCATGATCAAGTACATTCTGGACAACGACCTTGCTTTCAAGGAATACGTGGTCCATTACACCAACGCTTCCTTTATCGTTGGCGACGATTACAAATTCGACGACGGTATCTTCGTCGGTTACGACCCCAAAACAAAGACATACGACAAGTCCAAGTGGGCCTTTGCCATGGATGCCGACGGCAATCCCAAGAAAGACCCCACCCTCCAGGATCCGCAGTGTGTTTATCAGCTGCTCAAAAAGCACTATGAACGCTACAACCTGGACGACGTTTCATCCATGTCCGGTATGAGCAAGGATGAGTTGGTTCACCTGTACGAAACCTTCACGGCCACCGGACGTCCGGACAAGGCCGGTACCATCATGTACGCCATGGGTTGGACCCAGCACACCGTTGGCGTACAGAACATCCGCAGCATGGCCATGATCCAGCTGCTCCTCGGCAACATCGGTATAGCCGGTGGTGGCGTCAACGCCCTTCGCGGTGAATCCAACGTTCAGGGTTCCACCGACCACTGTCTGCTGTACCACATCATCCCCGGTTACCTGCAGACGCCAAAAGCGGCTCAGCCAACCCTGGACGATTACAACAAGGCATACACCCCGGTATCCAATGATCCCAAGTCAGCAAACTGGTGGCAGAACTATCCCAAGTACTCCGCCTCATTGCTCAAGGCCATGTGGATGGACGATGATCCTGCGGATGCCTACCAGTATCTGCCTCGACTCGATTCCGGTGCTGCCAGCGAATACTCCTGGCTGACCCTGTTCGACAAAATGGCGAAGGGCCAGTTCAAGGGCCTCTTCTCCTGGGGTATGAACCCGGCCTGTTCCGGCGCCAACTCCAACAAGACTCGTAAAGCATTGACCAAGCTCGACTGGCTGGTGAATGTCAACATCTTCCCCAATGAAACCGGTTGGTTCTGGGAAGGTCCTGACATGAACCCGGAAGACATCAAGACAGAAGTCTTCTTCCTGCCCTGCGCGGTCTCCATCGAGAAGGAAGGTTCCGTCACCAACTCCGGTCGCTGGATGCAGTGGCGCTACAAAGGTCCGGACTCTCCCAACGGCCAAAAGCCCGACGGCGACCTCATGTATGAACTGATGCATGAGATCCAGGCCCTGTACAAGAAGGAAGGCGGCGCCTATCCCGAACCGATCACCCGACTGTCCTGGGACAGCATTGCCACCAACGGCGTGTTCGATCCGCACAAGGTAGCCAAGCTGATCAACGGTCACTTCACCCGTGATGTTGAGATCAAGGGCAAGAAGTTCAAGAAGGGCCAGCAGGTCCCGAGCTTCGCGTTCCTCCAGGACGACGGTTCCACCTGTTCCGGTAACTGGCTGTACTGCCACTCCTACACGGACAAGGGCAACATGGCCGCTCGTCGCGACCTGTCCCAGACCGTGGAACAGGCAAAGATCGGTCTCTACCCGAACTTCTCCTGGTGTTGGCCCGTCAACCGCCGGATTCTCTACAACAGAGCTTCCGTCGATCTGCAGGGCAACCCCTGGAACCCGGAAAAGCCCGTTATTCAATGGACCGGCCCCGAAACCAAGTGGGTGGGCGACGTTCCTGATGGCGGCTGGGCTCCCGGCACCAAGTACGCCTTCATCATGCGCAAGCATGGTCACGGTCAGCTGTATGGCCCCGGTCGAGCCGACGGCCCGCTGCCCGAATACTACGAGCCGCTGGAATGTCCGGTTAAATCGCATCCCTTCTCCAGCACCCTGCACAACCCCACTGCCATCTCCTACGATGCAGAAGAGAAGGCCGTTTGTGATCCCAAGTACCCGCTGGTCGGTACTACCTACCGCGTCACCGAGCACTGGCAGACCGGTGTCATGACACGTAACCAGAGCTGGCTCCTTGAAACCGAGCCCCAGGTCTTCGTGGAAATGAGCCCGCAACTGGCGGAACTTCGCGGCATTGAAAATGGTGAAAAGGTCATGGTCGACTCCATCCGCGGTTCCATCTGGGCCGTGGCAATCGTCACCAAGCGCCTGAAGCCGTTCCAAATCCAAGGCACCGAAGTTCATCAGGTTGGCCTTCCATGGCACTTCGGCTGGACATGGCCCAAGGATGGCGGCGATTCTGCCAACATTCTGACCCCGTCCGTCGGTGATCCGAACACCGGCATCCCTGAAACCAAGGCCTTCATGGTCAACGTCCGCAAGGCGTAA
- a CDS encoding formate dehydrogenase accessory protein FdhE, translating to MEFNIEQAERQLDLKLSQLRSKSYISEELIDLLDKVAHLQLEARVDSEVTIPQDQDMASPEEIIQGVSLVAREEFPFDAKQAETLLGKLIELLKESGGPMGEAGEAVQQALDSGDLTAQDLFRKFLDDDTTFFGSWAERTPDAPKAVAFLALASLSPSIETAAQILAGKLPETGVHAVGTCPICGSLPLISSLKEKEGFRHATCSFCRHEYRIKRIACPVCGEEEQKKLTFFTVDEEPGFRVDVCESCKTYIKTIDFRDLDRIAVPVLDDLDSLALDYVAAGQGYRRATLSAWGF from the coding sequence ATGGAATTCAATATTGAACAGGCCGAGCGTCAACTTGATTTAAAACTATCGCAACTTCGATCAAAATCATACATTTCAGAAGAACTCATCGATCTGCTCGACAAGGTGGCTCACCTTCAGTTGGAAGCACGCGTCGATTCCGAGGTGACCATTCCGCAAGATCAGGACATGGCATCACCTGAAGAGATCATACAGGGTGTATCTCTGGTGGCTCGGGAAGAGTTTCCATTTGATGCCAAACAGGCTGAAACCCTTTTGGGTAAGCTCATTGAGTTGCTCAAGGAATCCGGCGGCCCCATGGGCGAAGCTGGCGAAGCCGTTCAGCAGGCACTGGATAGTGGCGATCTGACCGCCCAGGACCTGTTCCGTAAATTCCTGGATGATGACACTACCTTTTTCGGATCATGGGCCGAACGCACGCCGGACGCTCCCAAGGCGGTCGCGTTTCTCGCCCTCGCGTCTCTGAGCCCGTCCATTGAGACCGCCGCCCAGATTCTGGCGGGCAAGCTTCCCGAGACCGGCGTTCACGCTGTTGGGACGTGTCCCATCTGCGGCAGCCTGCCGCTGATCTCCTCGCTCAAGGAGAAAGAAGGCTTCCGTCATGCCACTTGCTCGTTCTGTCGCCATGAATACCGCATCAAGCGCATTGCCTGCCCTGTTTGCGGCGAAGAGGAACAGAAGAAACTGACCTTCTTCACCGTGGACGAAGAGCCCGGTTTCCGTGTCGATGTCTGTGAATCCTGCAAAACCTACATCAAGACCATCGACTTCAGGGACTTGGATCGCATTGCGGTTCCGGTTCTGGACGATCTCGATTCGCTGGCACTGGATTATGTTGCCGCAGGTCAGGGGTACAGACGAGCAACATTGTCTGCCTGGGGTTTTTAA
- a CDS encoding NAD-dependent deacylase: MSNHALENAAQAIRQSRCTMSFTGAGISVESGIPPFRGPGGVWSKYDPGKFEKAYFKRHPKEVWPLLKKVFYDLLDDAEPNAAHYALAELEAAGKLAGVVTQNIDSLHQAAGSATVHEYHGSIRRMQCMSCRIFFDANAISLERLPPPCPACGGLLKPDFIFFGEGIPTDVHRAATDLAKQADVCLVVGTGGQVMPAGRIPYIVKNRGGTVIEINLHDSDYSYTLSDYYLQGKAGVRLPELVRAVLG; the protein is encoded by the coding sequence ATGTCAAATCACGCTTTGGAAAATGCTGCACAGGCCATCCGTCAATCCCGATGTACCATGAGCTTCACCGGAGCCGGGATATCCGTTGAATCAGGAATTCCGCCTTTTCGCGGCCCGGGAGGGGTGTGGTCGAAATATGATCCCGGCAAGTTCGAGAAAGCATATTTCAAGCGCCATCCCAAAGAGGTTTGGCCGCTGCTCAAAAAGGTGTTCTATGATCTGCTGGATGACGCCGAACCCAATGCCGCACACTATGCACTGGCGGAACTGGAAGCAGCAGGCAAACTGGCTGGCGTGGTGACACAGAACATCGATTCCCTGCATCAGGCCGCGGGAAGTGCAACCGTCCATGAATATCACGGGTCCATCCGGCGCATGCAGTGCATGTCCTGCCGCATTTTCTTCGATGCAAACGCGATATCATTGGAGCGACTCCCTCCGCCATGCCCAGCCTGCGGCGGGTTGCTCAAACCTGATTTCATCTTTTTCGGTGAAGGTATCCCCACGGACGTACACAGGGCCGCCACCGACCTCGCAAAACAGGCGGACGTCTGTCTTGTGGTCGGCACCGGCGGGCAGGTCATGCCTGCTGGCAGAATCCCGTACATTGTGAAGAATCGGGGCGGGACAGTTATTGAGATCAATTTGCATGATTCCGATTACAGCTACACGTTGAGCGATTATTACCTGCAAGGCAAAGCGGGCGTGCGGCTGCCGGAACTGGTTCGTGCCGTGCTCGGGTAA
- a CDS encoding response regulator has product MLHGTLKDLCTNTHRQGKGTVNVVNCSILIVDDSEDFLNLLLTYLDDTGCTVAVARDGEDAVDLCERKRFDLIIMDIIMPLMDGVDAIRAIRRMEAQTRRSPTPILAISGEGSLQTGVDSMDAGATRMLVKPITGQDLQSTVMEMMGKTTR; this is encoded by the coding sequence ATGCTACATGGTACATTGAAGGACTTGTGTACCAACACACACAGGCAAGGTAAAGGGACCGTGAATGTTGTGAACTGTTCCATTCTCATAGTTGATGACAGCGAGGATTTTCTGAACCTGCTGCTCACGTACCTTGATGACACCGGGTGTACAGTTGCTGTGGCCCGAGATGGCGAAGACGCTGTGGATCTTTGTGAACGCAAGCGATTCGACCTGATCATCATGGACATCATCATGCCTTTGATGGACGGCGTGGACGCCATACGAGCCATACGTCGGATGGAAGCGCAGACACGGCGATCTCCCACCCCCATACTCGCCATTTCCGGCGAAGGTTCCCTCCAGACCGGAGTGGACTCCATGGACGCGGGGGCGACACGGATGCTGGTCAAGCCGATCACCGGCCAGGACCTTCAGTCCACGGTGATGGAAATGATGGGAAAAACGACTCGCTGA
- a CDS encoding transposase — protein sequence MIIPEIPEGFAALTKDDGKAREYLLSQTWPTGDPFCPRCGHRKVYSLSGDRLRCASCKYTFQPFSGRWINNGALSPSEWLRLITLFVEECSVHQMKQELNLSYNTVYKALTAIRFAILAHAIDARQLISAATGLDSYLKGNRLTGGPREMRMDTIPVYGILRRDDLVFIDLVPGFQAETLFHFHMNFHLKLIRTGNLVYTDRYKDYDALIFCGNDSLPYEVIRRYDEPPHIDAVNDEFWDFAQTRIKRFRGISCQRFPLYLKELEFRFNNREKSIAEIITAYLCALVPVQESA from the coding sequence ATGATCATACCGGAGATTCCCGAAGGATTTGCCGCTCTCACCAAAGATGACGGCAAAGCCAGGGAATACCTGTTGTCACAGACATGGCCGACAGGCGATCCCTTCTGCCCGCGCTGCGGACACCGTAAAGTGTACTCGCTGTCCGGCGATCGGCTCCGCTGCGCCAGTTGCAAATATACGTTTCAGCCCTTCTCCGGCCGCTGGATCAACAATGGCGCCCTCTCTCCTTCCGAGTGGCTGCGCCTGATCACGCTGTTCGTCGAGGAGTGTTCCGTCCACCAGATGAAGCAGGAGCTGAACCTTTCCTACAACACCGTGTACAAAGCGCTGACGGCCATTCGTTTCGCCATCCTCGCCCATGCCATCGATGCGCGCCAGCTCATCAGCGCGGCCACCGGACTGGACTCCTACCTCAAGGGCAATCGACTCACCGGCGGCCCGCGTGAAATGCGCATGGACACCATCCCCGTGTACGGCATCCTGCGTCGTGACGACCTGGTGTTCATCGATCTGGTGCCAGGATTCCAGGCGGAGACACTCTTTCATTTCCACATGAACTTCCACCTGAAGCTGATCCGCACCGGCAATCTTGTGTACACCGACAGGTACAAGGATTACGACGCGCTCATCTTCTGCGGCAATGATTCCCTGCCCTACGAGGTTATCAGGCGCTATGACGAACCACCGCACATCGATGCGGTCAATGACGAATTCTGGGATTTCGCGCAGACGAGAATCAAACGATTCCGCGGCATATCCTGTCAGCGATTCCCGCTCTATCTCAAGGAGTTGGAGTTCCGGTTTAACAACCGGGAAAAATCCATAGCCGAGATCATCACCGCGTACTTGTGCGCGTTGGTACCTGTTCAGGAATCGGCATAA
- the hemW gene encoding radical SAM family heme chaperone HemW encodes MGKIYGEGVPVKAAFPGFESSTPRGAQGDEKGLLLYIHVPFCQSRCHYCNFHSQQFDQITFAWYHKLLLQEIALWGKRLKKPRLATIYFGGGTPSLVPLQQMDMIMKGLDKAFTLTSGMEVTLEANPDSAQDVSYFRALISMGFNRLSLGMQSLSDTDLQLMGRPHSAAMTHASYDAARQAGFGNIGLDLIWGLPGQRLKTWIDHLTAVTSMRPEHISSYNLTLEENTVMHKMCGPGGDFPLPTEREQGRMFIYGAEFLEAEGYMHYEVSNFARMGFMSRHNAGYWNGSDYLGLGPSAVSTIGRRRFHNPRYMDEYDAYVRGGFVGDDYENLTDDDLLKETVMLALRTSKGLNLKDFKERAGYDLVKRQNQLISALHRENLIRISHGYLRLTKNGMLVSNVIIRRLAFDD; translated from the coding sequence ATGGGAAAGATCTACGGCGAAGGCGTTCCGGTCAAGGCAGCGTTTCCGGGATTTGAATCTTCGACGCCGCGCGGGGCGCAAGGTGACGAAAAAGGCTTGCTGCTGTATATCCATGTGCCTTTTTGCCAGTCTCGCTGTCACTACTGTAATTTTCACTCCCAACAGTTCGATCAGATAACTTTTGCCTGGTACCACAAGCTGTTACTGCAGGAGATAGCACTGTGGGGAAAGCGGCTCAAAAAGCCGCGCCTGGCAACGATCTATTTTGGCGGCGGTACGCCAAGCCTTGTCCCGCTTCAGCAGATGGACATGATCATGAAAGGGTTGGACAAGGCGTTCACCCTGACCTCGGGCATGGAAGTCACCCTGGAGGCCAACCCCGACTCGGCGCAGGATGTCAGCTATTTTCGGGCCTTGATTTCCATGGGCTTCAATCGGCTGTCGCTGGGCATGCAGAGTCTGAGCGATACGGATTTACAACTTATGGGCAGGCCGCACTCTGCGGCTATGACCCACGCCTCCTACGATGCCGCCCGTCAAGCCGGATTCGGCAATATCGGACTTGACCTGATATGGGGATTGCCGGGGCAGCGCCTCAAGACGTGGATAGACCACCTTACTGCTGTGACCAGCATGCGCCCCGAGCATATCTCATCCTACAATTTGACCCTTGAAGAGAACACGGTGATGCACAAGATGTGTGGTCCCGGTGGCGACTTCCCGCTTCCTACCGAACGGGAGCAGGGGCGAATGTTCATTTACGGTGCAGAATTCCTCGAAGCCGAGGGGTACATGCATTATGAAGTCTCCAATTTTGCCCGTATGGGGTTCATGTCCAGACATAATGCCGGATACTGGAACGGCTCCGACTACCTCGGACTCGGCCCGTCGGCGGTTTCGACCATAGGGCGTCGGCGTTTTCACAACCCGCGCTATATGGATGAATACGACGCATACGTGCGCGGCGGATTTGTGGGGGATGACTATGAGAACCTCACCGATGACGACCTGCTCAAGGAAACCGTCATGCTTGCTCTGCGCACGTCCAAGGGACTGAACCTCAAGGATTTCAAGGAACGGGCCGGGTACGACCTCGTCAAGCGCCAGAATCAGCTCATCTCTGCCCTGCACCGGGAGAATCTCATCCGTATCAGCCACGGATATCTACGCCTGACCAAGAATGGCATGCTCGTATCCAATGTCATCATTCGCCGGTTGGCATTTGACGACTAG
- a CDS encoding Trm112 family protein translates to MTLNKELIAILACPKCKGTLTLKPAQDGLACNACKVVYPIKEDIPIMLVDQAIPMDKWTGSK, encoded by the coding sequence ATGACGTTGAACAAAGAACTCATTGCCATACTCGCCTGCCCCAAATGCAAAGGCACCCTGACCCTGAAACCAGCGCAGGACGGATTGGCCTGCAATGCCTGCAAGGTTGTCTACCCGATCAAGGAAGACATCCCCATCATGCTGGTGGATCAAGCCATCCCCATGGATAAATGGACCGGCTCAAAATAA
- a CDS encoding PHP domain-containing protein produces the protein MSIDLHTHTTASDGTCSPTELVKLASEVGLEAIAVTDHDTLSGLDEAQAAGRMFGVEVIPGCELSLELEDGIGWLHMVALWVPQDAKALNDAFEWVIEGRKNRNHEIVEKLRQQGISITYEAVAARAEGTIGRPHFAQELVSLGVVSDVKEAFRVWIGDYGRAYVPKRKLKPKQALDILNEIGATSILAHPFALNMKPQDVDELLGKLKAMGLDGMEVYYSEHSDVEVKRYKELAEKHDLLISGGSDFHGTNKPHIALGKGRGKLHVPSELLEKMKARRREMGLPV, from the coding sequence ATGAGCATAGATTTACATACACATACAACGGCATCCGATGGCACTTGTTCGCCCACTGAACTGGTAAAACTTGCCAGCGAGGTCGGGCTGGAAGCCATTGCGGTTACGGACCACGACACGCTTTCTGGTCTGGATGAAGCGCAGGCTGCGGGCCGGATGTTCGGCGTTGAAGTCATTCCCGGTTGCGAGCTGAGCCTTGAACTCGAAGATGGTATCGGATGGCTGCACATGGTGGCCCTCTGGGTTCCACAGGATGCAAAGGCACTCAATGATGCTTTTGAATGGGTTATCGAAGGGCGAAAAAACCGAAACCACGAGATCGTGGAGAAGCTGCGCCAGCAGGGCATCAGTATCACCTATGAAGCGGTGGCGGCGCGAGCCGAAGGCACGATTGGCAGGCCCCATTTTGCTCAGGAGCTTGTTTCGCTCGGTGTGGTTTCTGACGTCAAGGAAGCCTTCCGTGTCTGGATTGGCGATTATGGTCGCGCCTATGTTCCCAAGCGTAAACTCAAGCCGAAGCAGGCCCTTGATATCCTCAATGAAATTGGAGCCACATCAATTCTTGCTCATCCGTTCGCCTTGAACATGAAGCCACAGGATGTGGACGAGTTGCTGGGTAAACTCAAGGCAATGGGCCTTGATGGGATGGAAGTGTATTACTCTGAACATTCCGATGTTGAAGTAAAACGCTACAAAGAGCTTGCGGAAAAGCATGATCTCCTCATCAGCGGAGGCTCGGATTTCCATGGCACGAACAAGCCGCATATAGCCCTTGGGAAAGGACGGGGAAAATTGCATGTCCCGAGTGAGTTGTTGGAAAAAATGAAAGCGCGTCGACGTGAGATGGGCTTGCCGGTGTAG
- a CDS encoding 4Fe-4S dicluster domain-containing protein, with the protein MSKTFFVDLTKCTACRGCQIACKQWKKLPAEETVNRGSHQNPPDLSGKTIRLVRMNEVETDNGLQWLFFPEQCRHCVEPPCLDAMEVPGSIIHDPETGAVVYTEVTAQEPDPDGVRFTCPYDIPRYDEETGRVVKCDMCNDRVKAGMRPACVTSCPTGTMNFGDRDEMIALAEERLGKAQEKWPDAELVDMDEVRVIYLVQTDPSSYYEMLSADASGIQRGPLSRKQFLAKLASPIKRMRG; encoded by the coding sequence ATGAGTAAGACATTCTTCGTCGATCTGACCAAGTGTACGGCCTGCCGTGGTTGCCAGATTGCCTGTAAACAATGGAAAAAACTGCCTGCCGAAGAGACCGTCAACCGGGGTTCCCACCAGAATCCCCCGGATCTGTCCGGCAAGACCATCCGTCTGGTTCGCATGAACGAGGTGGAAACGGATAACGGCCTGCAATGGCTGTTCTTCCCCGAACAGTGCCGCCACTGTGTCGAGCCTCCGTGCCTCGACGCCATGGAAGTACCTGGATCCATCATTCACGATCCGGAAACCGGCGCAGTCGTGTACACCGAAGTAACGGCCCAGGAGCCGGACCCGGATGGAGTCCGGTTCACCTGCCCCTACGACATTCCTCGCTATGACGAGGAGACCGGTCGCGTCGTGAAATGCGACATGTGCAATGATCGCGTTAAGGCCGGAATGAGGCCTGCCTGCGTCACCTCCTGCCCCACCGGCACCATGAACTTCGGCGATCGCGATGAAATGATCGCATTGGCTGAAGAACGTCTGGGCAAAGCCCAGGAGAAGTGGCCCGATGCAGAACTCGTCGACATGGACGAAGTCCGCGTCATCTATCTGGTACAGACTGACCCCTCAAGCTACTACGAAATGCTCTCCGCTGACGCCTCAGGCATCCAGCGCGGGCCGTTGTCCAGGAAGCAGTTCCTGGCCAAGCTCGCCAGCCCGATAAAGCGCATGCGCGGCTAG